Proteins found in one Salmo salar chromosome ssa26, Ssal_v3.1, whole genome shotgun sequence genomic segment:
- the LOC106587278 gene encoding skin secretory protein xP2, protein MGGKLSKRKKGYDVSDPKDKKEEITVAAVSAVEAVAHAVESKAPAPVAELAAKTAPKVSAEVEGAVESAAVAITEATEEALSAIEAVAKGATAEPAAVPDEPVAAPGEPAPAAKEPVASEEPAAAPEDPASAAAPEEPAAPEKPAVAPEEPAPAAEEPVASGEPAAAPEDPAPAAAPEEPSASEEPVAAPEEPAAVAEEPAAAPEELAAPEEPVAAPEEPAAAEEPAASPEEPAAAPEEPAAAPDKTKAPEEPAALEEPAAAPKEPAVEEPVPEESATAPKEPAPKEPAVEKPPPEEPAAAPKEPAPEEPEAAPKEPAPEEPEVASVELAAVPEKASEATEQATEVTAEITDTTEPEPAAPEPETETVTGKAPEPEAVVEAPVEAEAASSAPEEEPASVAEAVSESATEAAAEPEAESIPQPAAEELPLPIEESVAELESEAADAVTEAAEPEAADIAEPIPEIIISESAAPAAAEEASAEQEEAVLDNKEVVSAVEATAEPSAPEVNGECQEQAAEPAAVSAPEPQQKECVNGIDKPEDAVEVQSDCELKKNLNLTGDIQIPEAIGEAISQAVDLV, encoded by the coding sequence ATGGGAGGCAAGCTGAGCAAGAGGAAGAAGGGGTACGATGTCAGCGACCCAAAGGACAAGAAGGAGGAGATTACTGTGGCTGCTGTGAGTGCCGTTGAGGCCGTGGCCCATGCCGTGGAGAGCAAAGCACCAGCTCCGGTCGCTGAGTTGGCAGCGAAGACTGCTCCTAAGGTGTCTGCTGAAGTGGAGGGAGCAGTGGAGTCGGCAGCGGTAGCCATCACAGAAGCGACAGAAGAGGCCCTGTCAGCTATAGAGGCAGTGGCCAAGGGGGCCACCGCAGAGCCAGCGGCTGTACCAGATGAACCCGTGGCAGCACCTGGAGAACCAGCGCCAGCAGCAAAGGAACCAGTGGCTTCAGAAGAACCAGCTGCAGCACCAGAGGACCCAGCGTCAGCTGCAGCACCAGAAGAACCTGCAGCCCCAGAAAAGCCAGCGGTGGCACCGGAAGAACCTGCGCCAGCAGCAGAAGAACCAGTGGCTTCAGGAGAACCAGCTGCAGCACCAGAGGACCCAGCGCCAGCTGCAGCACCAGAAGAACCTTCAGCCTCAGAAGAGCCAGTGGCAGCACCGGAAGAACCTGCAGCAGTAGCAGAGGAACCAGCCGCAGCTCCAGAAGAGCTTGCAGCTCCAGAAGAGCCCGTGGCAGCACCGGAAGAACCTGCAGCAGCTGAGGAACCAGCAGCATCACCAGAGGAACCTGCGGCAGCACCAGAGGAACCTGCGGCAGCACCAGATAAAACAAAGGCACCGGAAGAACCAGCGGCACTAGAGGAACCAGCGGCTGCACCAAAAGAGCCTGCAGTGGAAGAGCCTGTACCAGAAGAGTCTGCAACAGCACCAAAAGAACCTGCACCAAAAGAGCCCGCAGTGGAAAAGCCTCCACCAGAAGAGCCTGCGGCAGCACCAAAAGAGCCTGCACCAGAAGAGCCTGAGGCAGCACCAAAAGAGCCTGCACCAGAAGAGCCTGAGGTAGCCTCTGTGGAGCTAGCTGCAGTACCAGAAAAGGCTTCTGAGGCTACAGAACAAGCCACAGAGGTGACAGCAGAGATTACAGACACTACAGAACCAGAGCCTGCTGCTCCAGAGCCTGAAACAGAGACTGTTACAGGGAAGGCCCCAGAACCTGAGGCTGTGGTCGAGGCACCAGTAGAGGCAGAAGCAGCTTCATCCGCCCCGGAGGAGGAGCCTGCATCAGTTGCAGAAGCCGTGTCAGAGTCAGCCACAGAGGCAGCCGCAGAGCCAGAGGCAGAATCCATCCCACAACCAGCCGCTGAAGAGCTCCCCCTACCTATAGAAGAATCCGTAGCAGAGCTTGAATCTGAAGCTGCTGATGCAGTAACTGAAGCAGCAGAGCCTGAGGCTGCCGACATTGCAGAACCCATCCCGGAGATCATCATTTCAGAATCTGCTGCACCTGCGGCTGCAGAGGAGGCCAGCGCTGAGCAAGAGGAGGCTGTGCTGGACAACAAGGAAGTTGTTTCCGCAGTGGAGGCTACTGCTGAGCCTTCTGCCCCTGAGGTCAATGGGGAGTGTCAGGAGCAGGCAGCCGAGCCGGCTGCCGTGTCTGCCCCGGAGCCACAGCAAAAGGAATGTGTCAACGGCATTGACAAGCCAGAGGATGCCGTTGAAGTGCAAAGTGACTGCGAATTAAAAAAGAACTTGAACCTGACTGGCGACATCCAGATTCCTGAGGCAATCGGTGAGGCAATAAGTCAGGCTGTAGACTTGGTCTGA